The nucleotide window GTGGTCGTGGAGAAGCGGCTCGACGGCGAGGAGGTGTCGGTCCTCGCGCTCGTAAGCGGGCGGACGTTCCTGCCGCTCCCCGCGTGCCAGGACCATAAGGCGGTCGGCGACGGGGACACCGGCCCCAACACCGGCGGCATGGGCGCCTACTGCCCGGCTCCGGTCGCGACGCCCGAGCTGATGAAGGAGTGGGAGAAGACCGTCTTCTTCCCCACGATCCACTGGATGAAGCGGAACCGGTACCCGTTCCAGGGGGTGCTGTTCGGCGGGTTCATCCTGACCAACCAGGGCACCCGCGTCCTGGAGTTCAACTGCCGGTTCGGCGACCCCGAGACGCAGGTGCTGATGATGCGCCTGAAGACGGACCTGCTCGACCTGCTCGAGGCCGTCGCGGACGAGCGGCTTCAGGAGTTCGAAGACAAGATCGTGTGGGACCCGCGGCCGGCGGTGTGTGTGGTGCTGTGCGCGGGCGGCTACCCCGGTAAGTACGACAACGGGAAGGTCATCACCGGCGTCGCGGATGCGGACCGGCTTCCGGACGTGAAGGTGTTTCACGCGGGCACGAGGGTCGACGACCGCAACCGCACCGTCACCGACGGCGGGCGGGTGCTCGGGGTGACCGCGCTCGGCGACACGCTCGCGGACGCCAAGGCCCGCGCGTACGAAGCGGTCAAACTGATCCAGTTCCCGGGGATGCACTACCGGACCGACATCGCGGACAAGGCGCTGAAGGTGAAGCCGCCCGCGCCGCCGCAAGAGGCGCCGAAGCTGCCGGCGCGGTTCCGTAAGCCGGGCGGCGACAAGCCCGCCAACTGAAACCGGCCCGCCGCGGTCGCGCCGTTTGAATGTTAAACGGCACGCCCGGCGGGGGGACCGTAACGGTTACAGGGTGATCGTGCGCCCGGTGCGTGCGCTCTCGTACACCGCGCAGATGAGATCGACCGCCTTCTTGCCCTCGCGCCCGTCGACCTTCGGCACACGGTTCTGTTGCACGGCCTCGACGAAGTCCGCGAGCTGACGGCGGTGCCCTTCGTGGCTGATCGCCTTCGGGTCCGCCGACCCGCCGCTCGCCCCGACCCGCGCCGCGAACCGCCCCTTCACCATCCAGTCGTCCGGCGTTTCGGGCGTAAAGTCCCACTTCAGAACGTCGTCCTGCTCGATCACCGCCGAGCCCTTGTCGCCGTGGACCGCGACGGTCTTGGGGTAGCCGGGGTGGACGCTGGTGGTCGCCTGGATCACGCCCAGCGCCCCGCTCTTGAACCGGACAACCGCGACCGCCGTGTCCTCCACCTCGATCCGCTCGTGCGCGAGCGTGGCCGTGAGCCCGCTCACGTGCGTGGCGTCGCCCATCAGCCACAGCAGCAGGTCCACGTTGTGGATGGCCTGGTTCATCATCGCCCCGCCGCCGTCGAGCGCCTGCGTGCCCTTCCACCCGCCTTCGTCGTAGTAGGCCTGCGAGCGCCACCACTTGCAGGTCGTTTCGCCGAGGGTGAGGCGGCCGAACTTGCCGGCCTCCACCGCGGCCTTCAGGGCGCCGTTGGCGTCACCGAACCGCGACGGGAAGATGGTGCACAGTTTCACCCCGGCGCGGTCGCAGGCGTCGATGATCTCCTGGCACCGCGGGCCGGTAATTTCGAGCGGCTTCTCAACGACGACGTGCTTGCCCGCCGCAGCGGCGACGAGGGCGGGCTCGCGGTGCGCGCCGCTCGGGGTGGTGATGATGACCGCGTCCACGCCGGGCGCCTTCACCGCGTCTTCGACCGAGGTGAAAACGGGACACGGCGGCAGTTTGGTGTCCGCGATCAGCTTGTCCGCACTCGACCGGCTGCGGCTAACCAGCGCCGCGACGCGTGCCGTGGGGATCTCTTGCAGCGCGCGAACGTGGAACCGCGCGATCATTCCGCAACCGACGATCGCGAACCCGAGGGGCTGAGGCATGGCGTCTCCCGTGTGAGGTGCGGGAGATTGTAGCGGCCCCGGTTATTGATCGGTCAGCCCCAGCCCCGTGAGCGAAGGAGTCGATCGGCCGGGAGATCCGAACACGCCAACGTTGCCCCCGCCTGCTGACGCAGGCGGGGGCAACGTTGGCGTGACGAACTGGAAACTACTGGGTTCGGTCAGAGGCTGCTAAAACGGGAGCAAAAGCACAAAAAGTAGGAGCGTGAGCCGGTGCCCTTTCGACCCTCTCCCGCTCACTTCTTCGCAGCGAACGCGTACAGGAACTTGTCGCTGCGAACGTACAGCGTGTTGTGGGCGATCGCGGGCGTCGCGCGGACCGGTTCCGGCAACTTGACCGCGTGGACCACCTCGGGCTCGGTCTCATCCGCTGCCACCACCGCCACCGTGCCGTCGAGCGACGCGACGTAGAGGTGCCCGTTCGCCGCGACCGGTGAGGCGTAGTACCGCGCGCCGGCCTTGATGCGCTCGGCCTCGTACACCGGCTTACCGGTCTTCGCGTCCAGGCAGGTGAGCAGCGGGCCGTCCTTTAACAGGTAGAACTTGTCCCGGTACACGATCGGGCTCGGCACGTAGGGCAGGTGCTTCGTGTAGGTCCAGGCGAGTTCGCCCTTGCCGCCCGGTTTGAGCGCGACCGCGCGGTTCTCCCCGGAGGCGAGCACTTTCATGTTGATCGCCCACTCCTCGGGGGTGATCTTGCCGTCCTTGTTCGGGTCGTTGTTGTCGAAGAAGTTGCCGAACGCGGTCTTCTGCGCGCCCTCTTTCGTCAGGTAGCCGAGCTTCTCGTCCCCCGCCTGTTTCAGGATCTCGTCGAACGTCGGGAGCTTGAAGTCCGCGCCGCCCGGGGACCACCCCGCGTACACCAGCGTGTCCTTGTACGCCACCGGCGTGGTGCAGGCGACCGCCGCCATCCGGTTGATGGCCCACAGCTCCTTACCGGAGAGCAGGTCGTACCCGATCAGCGTCGTCATCCCGGGCACCACCAGCACCCGCTTGCCGCTGTCCGTCCAGACGAGCGGGGTGCTGTAGGCGCTCTGGTACTTGCGCTCGGCCTTCCACTTCTGCGACCCGGTCGCGAGGTCGATCGCGAACACCGCCGAGTCCTTCGACAGGTCGCGGGCCAGGAGCACGAGCCCGTCGGCGAGAACCGGCGAGGTGCCGCTGCCGAACTCGTTGTTGGTCACCGCGGTCGGCATGTCGTACCGCCACAGCTCCTTGCCTTCGAGGCTGTACGCGATGAGGCCGCACGAGCCGAAGTAGCTCACCACCGTTTTCCCGTCGCTGACCGGCGTGGACGCGGCCGGACTGCCCTCGGTCGGGTGGAACGGCTCGATCTTGGTCGCCTTCGCGTCGGCGCGCCACAGCTCCTTGCCGTCGGCGCAGGCGTAGCAGATGGTGAACAGCTTGTTGTTCTCGAACGCGGTCAGGATCAGCTTGTCGCCGATGACGACGGGCGACGACGCGCCCGGGGGCACCGCGACCTTCCACGCGAGGTTCTCTTTCGGCCCGAACTTGACCGGCGGCTTCTGGTCGTCCGCGACGCCCGAGCCGGACGGGCCGCGGAACTGCGGCCAGTCGGCGCCGAGCGCCGGCGCGGGGGCGAGAACGACCAGCAGGCCGAGCGCGAGGCGATTCATTCGGTATCTCGTAAAGGGTTGGGCGACACTCCGACACGTCGCGCGGCCCGCGCGTTCACACGCGGACCACGACCTCGTCCACCGGGAACCGGACCTTGGGGGCCTCTGCGTACTTGTCGTCGGGCGAGCGGTACCCGGCGGTGGCGATCACCACGGCCCCGAGCCCCTTTTCCTTGAGCCCGAGGATCTCGTCGTACTGGTCCGCCTGGAACCCCTCCATCGGGCACGCGTCCACGCCCACCAGCGCCGCGGCGGCGAGGAAGGTGCCGAGGGCGATGTAGCACTGCTTCGCGGCCCACTGGTGCGCCTGCTTGGCGTCCATCCCGGACAGGGCGCCGAGCATCATCTTCTTGTACGCGTCGAGGCTCTCGGGCGTCACCCCGCGGACCGCGGCGGACCGCGCGACGACTGCGTCCACGTCCGCGGGCGTCGGCGGCTTCTTGGCGGCAAACACGATGAGGTGCGATGCGTCCAGAATTTGCGACTGGTTGTACGACGCCGGGTGGAGCTTCTGGCGCACCGCCGGGTCTGTCACCACGACGAACTTCCACGGCTGCATACCGAGAGACGACGGCGACAGGGTCGCGGCGCGTTCGAGCTGCGACCACAGGTCCGGGGCGATCTTCTTTGCGGGGTCGAACTTCTTGGTGGCATACCGCCAACCGAGCTGGGTCAGAACGGTTTCGGGCGCAACGGTCGACATCGGGGGCTCCAAATCGAATCGGGGTCGAGAGCGGCCTCGCGGCCCTTGTTCACACGAGAGAGGTCTGTTCCCAGCACCACGCTGTAACGGGGCTTGCCCGCGCCATTCGCCCGCGCGACGAACGCGAGCCAACATCGGGGCCTCCGATCGAGGTGAGGTGTACCGCTTATAGCTAGCGACCGGGAGCCACCTTTCACGAGCTGGAAACCGTGTCGGGTGTGAAGATCCTGTGCGTGGCGAAATCGGTCGGTGGAGGGGGAGGACGACTCGCGGTCGGTTACAAGCGAGCAAATGGCTGTGCCGGACGCGCTCACCGCACGCGCCGCGGGGCCTACGCTTGCAAGATGGGCAGGTAGTGGTCGGACAACTGGAGCACGATCAGGCTCATCGCCGTCGCGTACACCGGTCCGAAGATTCGGTCGTCCCACGCACCGTCCCGGGCCCGCGCGAGGAGCTCGTCGCGCGCGGCCGGGGCCCACGCCGCCCAGTAGGTTCCGCCGGCGGTCCACATCGCCAGGGCCGCGTAGTAGTGGGCGTAGTAGTAGTACGCCGGGGGGAGTTCGCGGGACGTGAGCGACCGCCCGGGGCGGAACTGCTGCACGTACCGCAGCCCTCGCTCGACCTCCGGCCCGCTGTACGCCCCGGTGCTGAACAGCCCGACCAGCGCGGCGGCGCTGCGAGCGAACATGGACGTCTCGCCCGCGCCGGGGGTGTACGAGAACCCGCCGTCCGGCCGCTGGCACGCCCGAAGGAAACGCCCGGCCGCGTCGATCACCTCCTTGCGAACCAGCACCCCGGCGTTCCGCGCCGCCCGCAGCGCCAGGAGGTGCGCCACGGTGGCCGACGCGTCCGAGTACGGCGGGTGCGGGGTGTACCGCCACCCGCCGTCCGGGCACTGCGCCCGGACGGTGTACCCGACGGCCCGTTCGAGCGCCGCCCGCACCCGCCGCTGCCGTTCCGGGTCCGGCAGCGTGCCGGACAGTTCGCCCAGGAACAGACACCCGAAGCCGTGCGAGTACATGGCCCGCTGGTTCCACTCCTCGGTGACGGCCCGCGGGCCGCCGGGCGGCGTGAGGAACCCGCTGACCGGTCCGTCGGCGGCCGCGAGCAGGTAGTCAGCGGTGCGGGAAACGGTGCGGGCGTACCGGCCGCGGCCCGGGTGGTGCCCGCCGGCCAACAGGGCCAACCCCGCCAGGGCCGCGACTCCAACGGCCGTCGGGCCGGGCGGGCGCTCGGTGGCGAACCCGCCGTCCTCGCGCTGGGACCGGGCCAGAAAGGCCAGCCCGCTGTCGATCGCGGTTTGGGTCGCTGGTGTGACGAAGTCCACCGGTCCCTCGGGCGCGGGCGCCGGAGGCGGCCCGGCGTGCCCGGCCCGGAGGAGCGAGCCGGCGCCGCCGATGGCAGCGAGACGCAGGACGGAGCGGCGGGTGTATCGGGTCATGAGGAGGTCCGATCATCCGCGCGGGCAACCGCGCCGTCATGCGAGCCCGCAAGTGCGGCCGGGTACACGCCGGCCCTGGGGTGGCCGACCGCCCAGCCGGCGCACACGCCAGCGAGGGCGCCAGCCGCCGCCCCGAACCACAAGGTCGCTTTGAGCGCCAACTCCAGCCCGGCTCCTCCCCGCCACAGGAGCCAGCCGAGCGCGGCACCGCCGGTCGCGGCGGACGCCCCGCCCACCGCCGCAGCGAGGAACGAACTGGTGAGCACCGGCCGGCGGCGCCGGGACGCCCCGACGACAACCGGGCCGACGGCGCTGCCGACCCAGGCGCCGCTCACGGACCCGAAATACGCGGCCGCCGCGACCGGCGCCCACGGCTCGGACTTGAACCGAGACAGGCCCGTGTCCAACCCGCCGTAGCCGGCCGCCAGTGCCGCCAACCACAGCAGGGTGCCGATCGAGCACCACACCCAACCGAGGCCGACCCCAACAAAGCCCCGGCCGAGTCGTGTCGCTATCGTTACCCGGCGCGGAGCACGCTCGGCCGGTTCTGCAGTTCGCACGCGGGAGCCCTCAACAAATCGAACGGCCCGGCGGTCGTCGGGACGAAGGGGGCGACACCCGCACCGGCGAGACCCCTCTTGCAACGTGCCGCGTCTGGCTGGTCGAGATACAAGTCATACCAAATCCGATTGAAGAGTATCGGTGATTGGGAGCGCCACCCGCCGGCTGACACCGGCGGTTCGACCGCGGCTCGTCGAACCGCCGGTGTCAGCCGGCGGGTGCAACCGACGCACTGCCGAGTAGTTACTCTTCAAGCGGATTTGGTATCACCGGAAATGGTATCCGTTCCGCGCGCCGCGATGCGGAAAAATCTCTTCCGGTACGCGGGCCGCAAACCGAGCCACAACGGGGCTTCCGTACTCGGGATTTTTCCCCGGATCAGCAGCCGCTATAGACTGTACCACCGGCACTTTAAGCGCATTCATCACTCGGCGCCCGTACAGCTTACCGTTTCGCGATTGTCGGTTTTACAACTGCCCTGGATTCGTTAAACCCCCGCGGTTATACGCGCTTGATAGACGCGAAATAATCGCACCGGGGGAGTTGCGCCCGTGGCTGACGACGGTCCCGAACTGGTTGTCGAAACACAGCACCTGACCAAGATCTACCAGAACCGGCAGATCGCGCTCAACGACGTCTCGCTCACCATCGAGCCGGGGTGCGTCCTCGGCTTGCTCGGGCCGAACGGCGCCGGAAAGACCACCTTCCTGCGGCTCATCCTCGGGCTGCACCGCCCGACCGCGGGCTGGGCGAAGGTGTTCAAGCAGACGATGTCGCCCAACGCCGCCGACCTCCGCCGCCGCATCGGCTACATCCCCACCAACCCGCAGTTCCCGAAGGGCATGACGCCCATCGTGTACCTCGACTACATCGCGCGCCTCTTCGGGCTCCCCGCCGACGTGCGCAAGCCCAAGCTCGCGACCCTGATCCGCGCCGTCGACCTGCTCCCGCACTCGGGCGAGTCCATCGCCCACTTCACCCCGGGTATGACCGCGCGCCTCGCGGTCGCCGCGAGCCTCATCAACGAGCCGGACCTGCTCATCTGGGACGAACCCACCCACGGGCTCGACATCGAGGCCCGCCGGTCGATGCTGGAGCTCATCAAGTCGCTCGCCGCCGAGAAGACGCTCATCATCAGCAGCCACAACCTCAGCGACGTGGACGAGGTGTGCAACCACGCCTGCGTGCTGAACAAGGGGCAACTGATCTTCCACGGCAGCCTGCAAGACCTCAAGGGCCGCATCCGCAAGAACCACTACGAACTCGACCTCGACGGCGAGCAGAAGTCCATCACCAAGTGCGTGCAGGTGGTCCGCGGGATGAAGGACGTCACCCACGCGGCGCTGCGGTTCCGGCGGCTGGAGATCAAGCTCGGCGACGAGACGCCCAACGCGGCGGTGCTGGCCCAGGTGTTCCAGGCGCTCGCGGAGCACAAGATCACCCTGATCACGGTGCGCAGCGTCGGGATGCAGACCGAGCAGGCGTACCTCGATCTGGTGGAGAAGGAAGAGAGCCGCGGGTTCGCCCGGCTCTACAAGGACGTCGAAGCGGCGTAGGAGCAGCCGTCCCAGTTGTCACCGGCCGGAAGCCGACACGTGAACCTCGCACCCCACTGACTGCGACGAAGGTGAACCGGTGACGCATGGCAAAGGATAAAGGGCGAAAGAAGATGGACGCGTCGCCGCCGGTGGTCACGGTGCGGTTCAACAAGTTCCTGCCGTACTGGGCCGTGCTTCAGACGGACCTGAGGCAGACCGCGCGCAGTTGGGTGTACCGGCTGTGGGTGCTGATGACCGTGTTCGCCGCCGCCGGGCTGCTGCTGTACCGCGTCGGGCTGCACAAAGAGGCCGGCATGTTCCAGAGCGCCGCGGCGCAGACCGGCGACCTGTTCCGGCTGATGATCCTCGGCAGCCTCGCGCTGGTGGTGGTGCTGGCGGTGTCCAGCATCAGCTCCGAGCGCGGCACCGTGGCCGACTCGGTGCTGAGCCGCGGCATCAGCCGGTACCAGTACTTCCTGGCGAAGTGGCACGCCCGGCTCGTCGTGGTGACCCTCACGTTCGCGGCGCTCGCGGCCGGGGTGGTGGCCGCGTCGTACTTCCTCTTCAAGGACGACGCCCAGTCGGACCTGTCACCGGGCGGGGCCGCGGCCGCGGTGCTGGTCGTGTGCGCGCTGTTCGCGGTCATCGTGTCGTGGGGGGTGGCCATCGGCGCGCTCGCCAACAGCACCATGCTGGGCATCACGGTGTTCTGGCTGGTGCTGTACGGCGTCGGGTTCCTGCTCACGCTGATGCCGGAGCCGTGGCCGTCCCCGGATCGCCAACTGGCGCGGCTGAAGTTCATGCTCCAGGGGCAGTACAACCCGGCGACGCTGACGCAGTTCCTGACCGGCGCGTTCGTGCTGAGCGTGGCCGCCGCCGCCGCGGGCTTGCTCGGGTTCAGCAAGCGGGACGTGTAGGAGGGCGCTCAATGACGAACGAGGCCGAACTGAACGAGCTGCGCGAGCGCATCGGGCGATTGCGCATCAGCGAACAACTGCACCTGTTCGAGTTGCTATTGGTGAGACTATCGCCGCAAGTGCGACGAGGCGCGGGTTACCGTTCGTGCAGAACTGGACGCCCTGCGGGCGCAGGAATCAAGCCGCGAGGGGCCGAAACGTGCGGCGAGGGGAAATAGACTTCGTTGACCTCGGGCCAAATGGCGGCACGAGGTTAGTCGCCGGGATCACGTTTTGCCCTGAAAGTGTATCTCGACATCTTGTGGCGTTCACTTCCGCGCGTCGAGCGTAAAGAACATCTTCTGCCGTGCCGGCTTGCCCTTGTACATCACGCCCAAGTAGAGGCCCGGCTCGACCTCGCGGAGTTCGTCCCGCACGTCCGGCCACAGCTTCGAGCCCGAGTAGTCGAGAATCAGCGACGGCTGACCGTCGATCAGGCTTTCGCCCTGGTAAACGTCCGCCGGGATCGCCCGCCCGATGCCGAACACGCGGTTAATCATCGTGGCGTCGTCGCGGAAGATTTTGCCCTGCCACACGAGCCGCGTCGCGCGGGCGTTCGTTGCGGTGAGCCGCCCCCCTGGGTTTTTGATCGCTCGTCCCGGAACGAACCCGCTCGGCATCGACGCCGGCGGCGCGCCCAGGTACAGGGCCTCCAGGTCGGTCTTCGACATCCGCACAAGGTCGTGCATTTCGAGCCGGGGGGCACTCGGCGCGCCGTCACCGGCAGTCGCCACCGGCACCGATGCCAGCAAACCCGCAAGAATCGCCAAAGTCGCGAAGCCCGGCACGGCCGCCCGGCGCAGTAGGTGCGTCATCGTATAGCTCCCGTCTTCCCAAACTGGATGCGATAACGGGATCGGCACCCCTTGCGTGGGTTGTCCAGTTTGCCGGCGCGATCGGAACGCGGGCGGAAGAGCTGGGGCCGCGGAGCCCGCGCGATCGCGCGAACCGGAATCGAGCGATGCTCAAAGGCACGGAGCAAACAACGGGGCAGAGGTGTTGTTAAGAGCGCGTGGCGAAATGGACGGATGCGGCTTCGTCGGCCCTCGCGGGCCTCGGAGGTCACGAAGAGCGCTTTTGGCAGGATTACAGGATAGACGAGATGAAGGCCGGTTGGATCGACATCCTGTATATCCTGTTGATCATGTCGAAATCGTCTTGGCCTCTCCGCCGAACTTTGGTGATGCCAGCCCTTGCCTCGGGCTGGCCGTGGCACCTGGAGTGGGGGTGTGCATCCAGTCGCGCGTTCAAATGCTTGGAATGAGGCTGTGGTGCGAGCGAGGAACCGTATTGTCCCTCGCTCACACCGCAATTCTGGCCTCAGCTACTCCTTCTTGTCGTCCTTCTTCTCCGGCACCCATGCCTCTTGCGGCGGGCGCTTGCGGTGGTGCCCGGTGGCGTCCTGGTACGCTTTCGCCAATGTCAGCAGCGCGCCCTCGCCGAACAGCTTTCCGGTGAACGTGAGCGCCGTCGGCGCGCCCGTCTTCGTGAACCCGTTCGGCAAGCAGACGGTCGGGTGGCCGGTCAGGTTCGTGAGCGCGAGGTCGTTACCGTTGACGTACAGGTCCACCTTCCCGAACACCTGGGTCATCTCGCGCATCAAAAGGGTGCGGGCGCGCTGGGCGCGCAAGTAGTCCACCGCCGACACGAAGCGGCCGCGGCGGAAGGTGTTGGGCCACAGCCCGATGTTCTCCTTCACCCCCTCCCGGGTGAGGTCGTCGAACGCCGCCGCCGACTCCACGTCCAGAATCATGCTCATGAGCGCGCCGGCCGGTCCGGCCGGGAGCGTGATCGGCACGAGCTTCACACCAAGGTCGGCGAGCACCTTCCGGTCGTCGTCCGCCAGACCGCCGAACCGCCCCTCGACGAACCCGACTCGCAACTCCTTCAGGTCCGCCTTCACGGGCCAGTCGAACGGCCGGTCCTGGGCGGTCGCGTCCTTGCCGTCGAACCCGTGAATCGCGCCCAATACCAGGGCGCAGTCTTCAGCGCTGCGGCACATCGGGCCGACCTTATCGAGCGACCAGCACAGCGCCATGCACCCGTGCCGGCTGACGCGCCCGAACGTGGGCCGCAGCCCCGTCACTCCGCACCGCGTGGACGGTGACACGATGCTGCCGTGGGTCTCGCTCCCGAGGCCGAACCCGACCAGCCCGGCCGCGACCGCCGACGCCGTGCCCGCCGACGACCCGCTGCTCCCCTGCTTGATGTTCCACGGGTTCCGCGTGGTGCCGCCGAACCACACGTCGCCCCACGCCAGCGCGCCGAGGGTGGTTTTGCACGCGAGCACCGCGCCGGCGGAGTCCAGCCGGGCCGCGACGGTCGCCTTTTCCTCGAACGTCTGGTCCTTGAAGTGCCCCGCGCCCCATGTGGTCGGGTGTCCCGGGTACGCGATCAGGTCTTTCGCGGCCCACGGGATGCCGTGCAGCGGTCCGCGGTACTTCCCGGCGGCGATCTCCTTGTCGGCCTCGGCCGCCTGCCGGAGCGCCACCTCCTCGGTCAGCGAAACCACGCACAGCAGGGCCGGGTCGTACTTCTTGAGCCGGGCGAGGTAGAGCTTGGTCAGTTCGGTCGACGAGACGAACTTGTGTCGCACCTGTAAGGCGAGGTCGGCGAGCGGGGCGAACGCGAGGTCGTCGCCGTAGAGCTTATTCACGCCCTCCGGTTTGCGGCTCAGTTCCACCGCCCCGCGGCCGCCCTTCGAAGGCGGCTCTCCCGGCGCGG belongs to Gemmata obscuriglobus and includes:
- the purD gene encoding phosphoribosylamine--glycine ligase, which produces MLNVMVIGKGGREHALAWRLKQSPRAGTIFCAPGNAGTARDGITNVPIDHTETDKLQRFCLREKVGLVVIGPEDPLAAGLADFLRGKGLKVFGPSKEAARIESSKVFAKELMRHADVPTAEFRVFDHPQPARDYIETRDYPVVVKADGLAAGKGVVVCKTGTEATQAVKRIMTDAEFGQKAGRNVVVEKRLDGEEVSVLALVSGRTFLPLPACQDHKAVGDGDTGPNTGGMGAYCPAPVATPELMKEWEKTVFFPTIHWMKRNRYPFQGVLFGGFILTNQGTRVLEFNCRFGDPETQVLMMRLKTDLLDLLEAVADERLQEFEDKIVWDPRPAVCVVLCAGGYPGKYDNGKVITGVADADRLPDVKVFHAGTRVDDRNRTVTDGGRVLGVTALGDTLADAKARAYEAVKLIQFPGMHYRTDIADKALKVKPPAPPQEAPKLPARFRKPGGDKPAN
- a CDS encoding Gfo/Idh/MocA family protein, encoding MPQPLGFAIVGCGMIARFHVRALQEIPTARVAALVSRSRSSADKLIADTKLPPCPVFTSVEDAVKAPGVDAVIITTPSGAHREPALVAAAAGKHVVVEKPLEITGPRCQEIIDACDRAGVKLCTIFPSRFGDANGALKAAVEAGKFGRLTLGETTCKWWRSQAYYDEGGWKGTQALDGGGAMMNQAIHNVDLLLWLMGDATHVSGLTATLAHERIEVEDTAVAVVRFKSGALGVIQATTSVHPGYPKTVAVHGDKGSAVIEQDDVLKWDFTPETPDDWMVKGRFAARVGASGGSADPKAISHEGHRRQLADFVEAVQQNRVPKVDGREGKKAVDLICAVYESARTGRTITL
- a CDS encoding PQQ-binding-like beta-propeller repeat protein, translated to MNRLALGLLVVLAPAPALGADWPQFRGPSGSGVADDQKPPVKFGPKENLAWKVAVPPGASSPVVIGDKLILTAFENNKLFTICYACADGKELWRADAKATKIEPFHPTEGSPAASTPVSDGKTVVSYFGSCGLIAYSLEGKELWRYDMPTAVTNNEFGSGTSPVLADGLVLLARDLSKDSAVFAIDLATGSQKWKAERKYQSAYSTPLVWTDSGKRVLVVPGMTTLIGYDLLSGKELWAINRMAAVACTTPVAYKDTLVYAGWSPGGADFKLPTFDEILKQAGDEKLGYLTKEGAQKTAFGNFFDNNDPNKDGKITPEEWAINMKVLASGENRAVALKPGGKGELAWTYTKHLPYVPSPIVYRDKFYLLKDGPLLTCLDAKTGKPVYEAERIKAGARYYASPVAANGHLYVASLDGTVAVVAADETEPEVVHAVKLPEPVRATPAIAHNTLYVRSDKFLYAFAAKK
- a CDS encoding NAD(P)H-dependent oxidoreductase, producing MSTVAPETVLTQLGWRYATKKFDPAKKIAPDLWSQLERAATLSPSSLGMQPWKFVVVTDPAVRQKLHPASYNQSQILDASHLIVFAAKKPPTPADVDAVVARSAAVRGVTPESLDAYKKMMLGALSGMDAKQAHQWAAKQCYIALGTFLAAAALVGVDACPMEGFQADQYDEILGLKEKGLGAVVIATAGYRSPDDKYAEAPKVRFPVDEVVVRV
- a CDS encoding prenyltransferase/squalene oxidase repeat-containing protein, with the translated sequence MTRYTRRSVLRLAAIGGAGSLLRAGHAGPPPAPAPEGPVDFVTPATQTAIDSGLAFLARSQREDGGFATERPPGPTAVGVAALAGLALLAGGHHPGRGRYARTVSRTADYLLAAADGPVSGFLTPPGGPRAVTEEWNQRAMYSHGFGCLFLGELSGTLPDPERQRRVRAALERAVGYTVRAQCPDGGWRYTPHPPYSDASATVAHLLALRAARNAGVLVRKEVIDAAGRFLRACQRPDGGFSYTPGAGETSMFARSAAALVGLFSTGAYSGPEVERGLRYVQQFRPGRSLTSRELPPAYYYYAHYYAALAMWTAGGTYWAAWAPAARDELLARARDGAWDDRIFGPVYATAMSLIVLQLSDHYLPILQA
- a CDS encoding ABC transporter ATP-binding protein; translated protein: MADDGPELVVETQHLTKIYQNRQIALNDVSLTIEPGCVLGLLGPNGAGKTTFLRLILGLHRPTAGWAKVFKQTMSPNAADLRRRIGYIPTNPQFPKGMTPIVYLDYIARLFGLPADVRKPKLATLIRAVDLLPHSGESIAHFTPGMTARLAVAASLINEPDLLIWDEPTHGLDIEARRSMLELIKSLAAEKTLIISSHNLSDVDEVCNHACVLNKGQLIFHGSLQDLKGRIRKNHYELDLDGEQKSITKCVQVVRGMKDVTHAALRFRRLEIKLGDETPNAAVLAQVFQALAEHKITLITVRSVGMQTEQAYLDLVEKEESRGFARLYKDVEAA
- a CDS encoding ABC transporter permease, encoding MAKDKGRKKMDASPPVVTVRFNKFLPYWAVLQTDLRQTARSWVYRLWVLMTVFAAAGLLLYRVGLHKEAGMFQSAAAQTGDLFRLMILGSLALVVVLAVSSISSERGTVADSVLSRGISRYQYFLAKWHARLVVVTLTFAALAAGVVAASYFLFKDDAQSDLSPGGAAAAVLVVCALFAVIVSWGVAIGALANSTMLGITVFWLVLYGVGFLLTLMPEPWPSPDRQLARLKFMLQGQYNPATLTQFLTGAFVLSVAAAAAGLLGFSKRDV
- a CDS encoding amidase — its product is MPAEVSRRELFAAVAAVGVGGTTFQRAAVAAAAQSKVEAVTPEMVQSAEWVAGITLTEPERKAVAAALTNTLRSVAALNKLPISNAVGPAVHFAAAPGEPPSKGGRGAVELSRKPEGVNKLYGDDLAFAPLADLALQVRHKFVSSTELTKLYLARLKKYDPALLCVVSLTEEVALRQAAEADKEIAAGKYRGPLHGIPWAAKDLIAYPGHPTTWGAGHFKDQTFEEKATVAARLDSAGAVLACKTTLGALAWGDVWFGGTTRNPWNIKQGSSGSSAGTASAVAAGLVGFGLGSETHGSIVSPSTRCGVTGLRPTFGRVSRHGCMALCWSLDKVGPMCRSAEDCALVLGAIHGFDGKDATAQDRPFDWPVKADLKELRVGFVEGRFGGLADDDRKVLADLGVKLVPITLPAGPAGALMSMILDVESAAAFDDLTREGVKENIGLWPNTFRRGRFVSAVDYLRAQRARTLLMREMTQVFGKVDLYVNGNDLALTNLTGHPTVCLPNGFTKTGAPTALTFTGKLFGEGALLTLAKAYQDATGHHRKRPPQEAWVPEKKDDKKE